A region from the Candidatus Electrothrix scaldis genome encodes:
- a CDS encoding molybdopterin-binding protein, with amino-acid sequence MKKRIPVDQAVGMVLPHDITEIVQGEFKGCAFKKGHILRLEDVEHLRRLGKEHIYALELSEGEIHENEAARLLAVALSGEGVEHSDKISEGKASLRASCDGLLKIDKEVLYRLNLLGEVMCSTLHTDTPVKKGEQVAATRLIPLVGERALVEEAVAIAESGESGEKIVRVLPLKKVKAGLVVTGGEVYYGRIEDKFEGVLRAKMTELGSEVVRVGFAPDDASRIADEIRLCLEAGADLIITSGGMSVDPDDVTRAGIREAGAVDTVYGTPVLPGAMFLVGRIGEVPVLGLPACGMFHKITVFDLILPRILTGESIGREEFAAMGHGGLCRHCTHCQYPVCNFGK; translated from the coding sequence ATGAAAAAACGTATACCAGTAGACCAGGCCGTTGGTATGGTACTGCCCCATGATATTACCGAAATTGTTCAGGGGGAATTTAAAGGATGTGCCTTTAAAAAAGGGCATATTCTTCGCCTGGAAGATGTTGAGCATCTGCGCCGATTGGGAAAAGAGCATATTTATGCCCTGGAGCTTTCAGAGGGGGAAATCCACGAAAACGAAGCTGCTCGTCTGCTGGCAGTGGCCCTGAGCGGAGAGGGAGTTGAGCATTCAGATAAAATATCCGAGGGCAAGGCCTCTCTCCGGGCTTCCTGCGATGGCCTGCTCAAGATCGACAAAGAGGTCCTGTATCGCCTCAATCTGCTGGGCGAGGTCATGTGTTCCACCCTGCATACTGATACCCCAGTAAAAAAAGGTGAGCAGGTGGCAGCCACTCGTCTCATTCCCTTGGTGGGCGAGCGAGCTCTGGTGGAAGAGGCCGTGGCAATTGCCGAGTCTGGCGAATCCGGTGAAAAGATCGTTCGGGTTCTGCCGCTGAAAAAGGTCAAGGCTGGCTTGGTTGTGACCGGCGGTGAGGTCTATTACGGTCGGATTGAGGATAAATTTGAGGGCGTGCTTCGGGCTAAGATGACGGAGCTGGGCTCGGAGGTGGTGCGGGTTGGCTTTGCCCCGGATGATGCGAGTCGCATTGCCGACGAGATCCGTCTCTGCCTGGAAGCCGGGGCTGACCTGATTATTACCTCTGGTGGGATGTCCGTGGACCCGGATGATGTGACCCGAGCCGGTATCCGAGAGGCCGGGGCTGTGGACACGGTCTACGGTACACCGGTCCTGCCCGGTGCTATGTTCCTTGTGGGCCGAATTGGCGAAGTGCCTGTGCTCGGTTTACCTGCCTGTGGTATGTTTCATAAAATTACCGTGTTTGATCTGATCCTTCCCCGTATCCTGACCGGTGAATCCATCGGACGGGAGGAATTTGCCGCAATGGGGCATGGTGGCCTTTGTCGTCATTGTACGCATTGCCAGTATCCGGTATGTA